From Candidatus Atelocyanobacterium thalassa isolate ALOHA, a single genomic window includes:
- the rseP gene encoding RIP metalloprotease RseP: MSMLAAITVLVILIVVHELGHFSAARLQGIHVKRFSIGFGPVLARYKGRETEYTLCLIPLGGFVGFPDDDPESEISIDDPNLLRNRPITDRAIVISAGVIANLVFAYFLLVGQTATMGIQDLQPGLMVPQIDNNSAAMDAGIKEGDIILSIDQYPLKEFPEATTLFVEKVKNSINKPLNLTIKRKEEILDLTVIPELTEEGKGKIGVGLLPNVQLSRAKNLVEIFVYSSKTYLNAFTLTIKGFWQLIRHFQENIEQVAGPVKIVEYGASIAQNNLGNLFQFGALISINLAVINILPLPALDGGQLIFLLIEGFLGKPLPNKFQEGVMQTGLVLLLGLGIFVIIRDTVNLTIVQEFVKQFGM; encoded by the coding sequence ATGTCAATGTTGGCGGCAATCACAGTCTTAGTTATTTTAATTGTTGTTCATGAGTTAGGTCATTTTTCTGCTGCAAGATTACAAGGAATTCATGTTAAACGATTTTCCATAGGCTTTGGACCTGTTTTAGCTAGATACAAAGGGAGAGAAACTGAATACACCTTGTGCCTTATACCTTTAGGTGGATTTGTCGGTTTCCCTGATGACGATCCAGAAAGCGAAATATCAATTGATGATCCAAATTTACTTCGCAATCGTCCTATTACTGATCGAGCTATAGTTATTAGTGCAGGAGTAATTGCTAATCTAGTATTTGCTTATTTTCTTTTGGTTGGGCAGACCGCTACGATGGGAATTCAAGATTTACAACCAGGACTGATGGTTCCTCAAATAGATAATAATTCTGCAGCTATGGATGCAGGAATAAAAGAAGGAGATATTATTTTATCTATAGATCAATATCCGTTAAAAGAGTTTCCTGAAGCAACTACATTATTCGTTGAAAAAGTTAAAAACTCGATAAATAAACCTTTAAATTTGACTATTAAAAGAAAAGAAGAAATATTAGATTTAACAGTGATACCTGAGCTAACTGAAGAAGGGAAAGGAAAAATTGGAGTAGGTTTATTGCCCAATGTTCAGTTGAGCCGCGCCAAGAACTTAGTGGAAATATTTGTTTATAGTAGTAAGACTTATCTAAATGCTTTTACTCTCACAATTAAAGGATTTTGGCAATTAATAAGGCACTTTCAAGAAAATATAGAACAAGTCGCCGGTCCTGTTAAAATTGTTGAGTATGGGGCTAGTATTGCTCAAAATAATCTCGGAAATTTATTTCAATTTGGTGCACTAATTAGTATTAATTTAGCTGTTATCAATATCTTGCCTTTGCCTGCATTAGATGGTGGACAATTGATATTTTTATTAATAGAAGGATTTTTAGGAAAACCATTACCCAATAAGTTTCAAGAAGGTGTTATGCAAACTGGCCTTGTCCTATTGCTAGGATTAGGAATTTTCGTAATTATTCGTGACACGGTAAATTTAACTATAGTTCAAGAATTTGTTAAGCAATTTGGTATGTAA
- a CDS encoding phosphoglucosamine mutase → MTFNQNPIKFGTDGWRGVIAADFTFERVAIVAPLCAQVLLNNYGTVSNSHTIIVGYDRRFLAEEFAKIAAESLIEAGFDVVFAESYAPTPAFSWAVKSQNALGAIVLTASHNPGKYLGIKVKGAFGGSVSSEITQQIENLLYEMPKFSGKTGILSYFDPWKSYSQELKSKVNIKKIQQAVHNKDLTIFADVMYGAAASGLERLLECPIQEINSNRDPLFGGNPPEPLPCYLTKLLTTVKKFNAEKSSGLSIGLVFDGDGDRIAAVDKQGNFLSSQILLPILMDHLATHKGLKGEIVKTVSGAGLISYLADFYNLPIHETSIGYKYIANRMLNGNVLIGGEESGGIGYGTHIPERDALLSALYLLEAIVESSDDLGEYYLKLQKKVNFFNAYDRIDLPLSSLDIRSKLIKHLETKSFNEIANKTVLKCDKKDGYKYYLTDQSWLLIRFSGTEPTLRLYCESLTLKQVNNILEWVKNWVNSI, encoded by the coding sequence ATGACATTTAACCAAAATCCAATAAAGTTTGGGACAGATGGATGGCGAGGTGTTATCGCAGCAGATTTTACATTTGAAAGAGTTGCAATAGTAGCTCCCCTATGTGCCCAAGTTTTATTAAACAATTATGGAACAGTATCTAATAGCCACACTATTATCGTAGGGTATGATCGTCGTTTTTTAGCTGAAGAATTTGCTAAGATTGCTGCTGAATCTCTCATTGAAGCCGGTTTTGATGTTGTTTTTGCTGAATCTTATGCTCCAACTCCTGCTTTTAGTTGGGCAGTTAAATCACAAAATGCTTTGGGGGCTATTGTATTAACTGCAAGTCATAATCCTGGAAAATATCTGGGCATAAAAGTCAAAGGAGCTTTCGGTGGTTCAGTTTCCTCTGAGATTACCCAACAAATTGAGAACTTACTATATGAAATGCCTAAGTTCTCTGGCAAGACAGGTATTTTAAGTTACTTTGATCCTTGGAAAAGTTATTCTCAAGAATTAAAAAGTAAAGTTAATATTAAAAAAATTCAACAGGCAGTTCACAATAAAGATTTAACTATTTTTGCTGATGTTATGTATGGAGCTGCAGCTAGTGGATTGGAAAGATTATTAGAATGTCCTATACAAGAGATTAATAGCAATCGCGATCCTCTTTTTGGAGGCAATCCCCCAGAACCTTTGCCGTGTTATCTTACGAAGTTACTAACTACAGTCAAGAAATTTAATGCTGAAAAAAGTTCTGGTTTAAGCATAGGTTTAGTTTTTGATGGAGATGGCGATCGCATTGCAGCAGTTGATAAGCAAGGGAATTTTCTTAGCTCTCAAATTTTACTTCCGATCCTTATGGATCACTTGGCAACACACAAGGGATTAAAAGGCGAGATTGTTAAGACCGTTAGTGGTGCGGGACTGATTTCTTATCTAGCAGATTTTTATAATTTACCAATTCATGAAACTTCGATAGGCTACAAATACATAGCTAATAGAATGTTAAACGGCAATGTTTTAATAGGGGGAGAAGAATCTGGAGGAATCGGTTACGGGACACATATACCTGAGAGGGACGCCTTATTATCTGCACTATATTTGTTGGAAGCAATAGTTGAAAGTAGTGATGATTTAGGAGAGTATTATTTAAAATTACAAAAAAAAGTAAATTTTTTTAATGCCTATGATCGTATCGATTTGCCATTATCTAGTCTTGATATACGCTCAAAATTGATAAAGCATCTAGAAACGAAGTCTTTTAATGAAATCGCTAACAAAACTGTCCTAAAGTGTGATAAAAAAGATGGATATAAATATTATTTAACAGATCAAAGTTGGTTGCTTATACGTTTTAGCGGTACAGAACCTACTTTGAGGCTATATTGTGAGTCTTTAACTTTAAAGCAAGTTAACAATATCTTAGAATGGGTGAAGAATTGGGTTAACTCAATTTAA
- a CDS encoding RNA-binding S4 domain-containing protein: MQYQTIRLAQFLKWKRLVNSGGEAKFKIQGKEVLLNGNIETQRGKQLITGDIVTFNGIEYKVLLE, encoded by the coding sequence ATGCAGTATCAAACAATAAGGCTAGCACAGTTTCTAAAATGGAAAAGATTAGTAAATAGTGGAGGGGAAGCAAAATTCAAAATACAAGGAAAAGAAGTATTGCTTAATGGTAATATCGAAACTCAAAGAGGTAAGCAATTAATAACAGGAGATATAGTGACCTTTAATGGAATTGAATACAAAGTTTTACTCGAGTAA
- a CDS encoding NAD(P)/FAD-dependent oxidoreductase produces the protein MPRIVIIGAGIIGATIAYELSLLNGIEIILVDEKFPASSSTKGALGVLRGVANYKTRGKGWDLCKTSLKRYKTLIPELEKLTQIPIQVNSNGILLLHYVDNYLEKWGDLIEIRNSSSYFLEVWEKSTLFQKCPQIKDERITGAIYSPQDFQVNPIQMTRALVLGASLNGVHCLFNTKIQKISPSFDQKFSHDLTCYTKTSKRILKADYIVISAGLGSNELVNKLQTIVKIKPVIGQGMQIDLNAPLENTNFIPVIAGKGINIIPVNPQRYWVGSTIEFPRSNGEMLAQSKFLEQIKRELFSICPGFKNGNITKIWTGKRPRPDGGIAPIIEKIPHHSNILLATGHYRNGILLAPATALNIKNKILEDLSIKYNH, from the coding sequence ATGCCTCGTATTGTTATTATTGGAGCTGGAATTATAGGAGCAACAATAGCTTATGAGCTTAGTTTGCTTAATGGTATAGAAATTATTTTAGTTGACGAAAAATTTCCTGCATCTTCTTCTACGAAAGGAGCACTGGGAGTCTTACGAGGAGTTGCCAACTATAAGACTAGAGGGAAAGGATGGGATTTGTGTAAAACGAGCTTAAAACGTTATAAAACATTAATCCCCGAGCTTGAAAAACTAACTCAGATACCGATACAAGTAAATTCTAACGGTATTTTATTACTTCATTACGTAGATAATTATCTAGAAAAATGGGGGGATTTAATCGAAATTCGTAATTCTTCTAGTTATTTTTTGGAAGTATGGGAGAAAAGTACACTATTTCAAAAATGTCCACAAATTAAAGATGAAAGAATAACTGGAGCTATTTATTCTCCACAAGATTTTCAAGTTAATCCAATTCAAATGACAAGAGCTCTCGTCCTAGGAGCATCTTTAAATGGAGTACATTGTTTATTCAACACTAAGATTCAAAAAATATCTCCATCATTTGATCAGAAGTTTAGTCATGATCTAACTTGTTATACTAAAACATCAAAAAGAATCTTAAAAGCAGATTACATAGTTATAAGTGCTGGTTTAGGTTCAAACGAATTAGTTAATAAATTACAAACGATAGTCAAAATTAAGCCTGTAATTGGCCAAGGGATGCAAATTGATCTAAATGCTCCTTTAGAAAATACTAACTTTATTCCTGTAATTGCTGGAAAGGGTATTAATATTATTCCAGTTAATCCTCAAAGATATTGGGTTGGTTCAACAATAGAATTTCCCCGTAGTAATGGAGAAATGTTAGCTCAATCAAAATTTTTAGAGCAAATTAAAAGAGAATTATTTTCTATATGTCCAGGTTTTAAAAATGGAAACATTACCAAAATTTGGACTGGAAAACGTCCTCGTCCTGATGGAGGAATAGCACCTATAATAGAAAAAATTCCTCATCATTCAAACATATTATTGGCTACTGGACACTATCGAAATGGAATCTTACTAGCTCCAGCAACTGCATTAAATATTAAAAATAAGATTCTTGAAGACTTATCAATTAAATATAATCATTGA
- the cobU gene encoding bifunctional adenosylcobinamide kinase/adenosylcobinamide-phosphate guanylyltransferase, with protein MPKHILVIGPTRSGKSQWAEDLANKLDSQVIYVATAIENPADFQWQNRIKKHRDRRPAHWETLSTPYDLIKVINKTMPPCCLLIDSLGTWVANRLDENDEEWDYVVTDLFKCIEKTSVKLIFVAEETGWGVVPAYPLGRLFRDRLGYIVSKLGNIVDTTYLVIGGHVVNLSILGQKIQTNQY; from the coding sequence ATGCCAAAACATATTTTAGTAATAGGGCCAACTCGCTCAGGCAAAAGTCAGTGGGCTGAAGATTTAGCTAATAAGTTAGATAGTCAAGTTATCTACGTAGCAACAGCCATTGAAAACCCTGCTGACTTTCAGTGGCAAAATCGTATTAAGAAGCATCGTGATCGTAGACCTGCTCATTGGGAAACTTTGTCCACACCATATGATCTTATTAAAGTTATTAATAAAACAATGCCTCCTTGTTGTTTATTAATTGATTCTTTAGGAACCTGGGTAGCAAATAGATTAGATGAAAATGATGAAGAATGGGACTATGTCGTCACTGATCTTTTTAAGTGTATTGAAAAAACATCGGTTAAATTGATTTTTGTCGCCGAAGAAACAGGATGGGGAGTCGTTCCAGCTTATCCACTTGGTAGATTGTTTCGCGATCGACTTGGATATATTGTTTCTAAGTTAGGAAATATAGTTGACACAACTTATTTAGTAATAGGAGGACATGTTGTAAACTTGAGTATTTTAGGACAAAAAATCCAAACCAATCAATACTAA
- a CDS encoding shikimate kinase: MANNLLQGINIFLIGMMGSGKTTTGKRLAEHLNYRFFDTDTLIKQVKQKTISDIFVEEGEESFRILESNVLSELASCTRSVIATGGGIVLKQENWSYLHHGLIIWLDTSIPILKKRLNHDLSSRPLIQKEKLDIELELLLKQRHALYKQGDLKIIVDKNDSSEDVVNKILKLIPTVLKTTSNQ; the protein is encoded by the coding sequence ATGGCAAATAACTTACTTCAAGGAATTAATATTTTTTTAATTGGAATGATGGGAAGTGGTAAAACAACTACAGGAAAAAGACTAGCAGAACATTTGAATTATCGCTTTTTTGATACAGATACTTTGATTAAACAAGTAAAACAAAAAACTATTAGTGATATTTTTGTTGAAGAAGGAGAAGAATCATTCCGTATTCTTGAGAGTAATGTTTTATCAGAGTTAGCATCATGTACAAGAAGTGTTATCGCTACAGGAGGAGGAATTGTATTAAAGCAGGAAAATTGGAGTTATTTACATCATGGTTTGATTATTTGGCTAGATACTTCAATTCCTATTCTAAAAAAAAGACTTAATCATGATCTTAGTTCTCGCCCTTTAATACAGAAAGAAAAACTAGACATAGAACTAGAATTATTGCTTAAACAACGTCATGCGTTATATAAACAAGGAGATTTGAAAATTATTGTTGATAAAAATGATAGTTCTGAAGATGTTGTAAATAAAATATTAAAATTAATTCCTACTGTTTTAAAAACTACTTCTAATCAGTAA
- a CDS encoding Ycf66 family protein has protein sequence MLAYILSVTAGLASLFLYFAAFFLPRLHRKDDFFWSGLGLFYSLSLWVYADKLTGGFLLGQLCILTLILSFGWQNFRLRNNFLNSEQKINFTEFSFVERIQKLLKRQSLSSSKLSSPKNKKPNFSYRKEELKLKKKNIEKDKDINIFQEVRNNDCLDGEKLSNIKNEKFSFKSFLPLNQLKSLLYFNSSKNNIDKELLDPQNISPELREEVDSFEDEMIENQNTIIGYDKSSIDKPKENSSE, from the coding sequence ATGTTAGCATATATTCTATCTGTAACTGCAGGACTTGCAAGTCTATTTCTTTATTTTGCAGCATTTTTTCTTCCTCGATTACATAGAAAAGATGATTTTTTCTGGAGTGGCCTTGGACTATTTTATTCTTTATCTCTCTGGGTTTATGCAGATAAATTAACAGGAGGTTTTTTGTTAGGGCAATTATGTATTCTGACTTTAATTTTATCCTTTGGGTGGCAAAATTTTCGTTTAAGGAATAATTTCTTAAATTCAGAACAAAAGATAAACTTTACTGAATTTTCCTTTGTGGAGAGAATTCAAAAACTTCTAAAAAGACAATCTTTGTCTTCTTCTAAACTTTCGTCTCCTAAAAATAAAAAACCTAATTTTAGTTATCGTAAAGAAGAATTAAAGCTCAAGAAAAAAAATATTGAAAAAGATAAAGATATTAATATTTTTCAAGAAGTACGGAATAATGATTGTTTAGATGGAGAAAAGTTATCTAATATAAAAAATGAAAAATTTTCATTTAAATCTTTTTTACCATTAAATCAATTGAAATCATTACTTTATTTTAATTCATCAAAAAATAATATAGACAAAGAGTTATTAGATCCCCAAAATATATCTCCTGAACTACGTGAAGAAGTAGATAGTTTTGAAGATGAAATGATTGAAAATCAGAATACAATTATTGGTTATGACAAAAGCTCTATAGATAAACCTAAAGAAAACTCATCTGAATAA
- a CDS encoding AI-2E family transporter gives MNIGKWIGLFSLVISCYVLWEIKHILLLIFTAVIFATAINRLVKLLEKIKIPRILGILVIILTITIATILFSWLIVPPFLDQFQKLLSLLPNIGEKLRGYLILLLENQGYLSLMPSPPSLDDLFSQLQPLFTDIFSNFFIIFSNSLTIILQLVFIFILTIMMILNPHRYRHIFLKLFPSFYRQRGDEILTLSENALGNWLIGIVVNCLFIGTLSGLGLWFLQIRLVLVHALLAGLLNFIPNIGPVTSVIFPLMVALLDEPWKIGAIILWYIVIQNVESYWLTPLVMAKQVSLLPVVTLIVQIFFAQFFGVLGLLLALPLAVVAKTWFEEILFKDILDPWISIAKQD, from the coding sequence ATGAATATTGGTAAATGGATAGGATTATTTAGTTTAGTTATTTCTTGTTATGTTTTATGGGAAATCAAGCATATATTATTATTAATATTTACAGCTGTTATCTTTGCAACAGCTATAAATAGATTGGTTAAATTACTAGAAAAGATAAAAATTCCAAGAATTTTAGGTATTTTAGTCATAATTTTAACAATCACAATAGCAACTATTTTGTTCAGCTGGTTAATAGTTCCTCCTTTTCTAGATCAATTTCAAAAATTACTAAGCTTACTACCTAATATTGGGGAAAAGCTGCGTGGTTATTTAATTTTACTTTTAGAAAATCAAGGTTATTTATCTTTAATGCCCTCACCGCCTTCCTTAGATGATTTATTCTCTCAGTTACAACCTCTATTCACAGATATTTTCTCAAACTTTTTTATAATCTTTTCAAATTCTTTAACAATCATTTTGCAACTTGTTTTTATTTTTATATTAACAATAATGATGATTTTAAATCCTCACAGGTATCGTCATATATTTTTGAAGCTTTTCCCATCATTTTATCGACAACGTGGAGACGAAATTTTAACACTCTCAGAAAATGCACTAGGAAATTGGTTAATAGGAATTGTTGTAAATTGTCTATTTATTGGGACTTTAAGCGGATTGGGTTTATGGTTTCTACAAATTAGACTAGTATTAGTTCATGCATTATTGGCAGGACTTCTTAATTTTATTCCTAATATTGGCCCAGTTACAAGTGTAATTTTTCCACTTATGGTAGCTTTGCTAGATGAACCTTGGAAGATCGGAGCAATTATTCTTTGGTATATTGTTATTCAAAATGTTGAAAGTTATTGGTTAACTCCTTTGGTAATGGCTAAACAAGTCTCGTTATTGCCTGTAGTTACCTTAATAGTACAAATATTTTTTGCTCAATTTTTTGGAGTATTAGGCTTGTTGTTAGCTCTTCCTTTAGCAGTAGTTGCTAAAACATGGTTTGAAGAGATCTTGTTTAAAGACATTTTGGATCCTTGGATTTCTATTGCTAAACAAGATTAA
- a CDS encoding sugar phosphate nucleotidyltransferase: MIDIKAVILAGGYGTRIKHLISDIPKPMFRVAEKPFIEWIISYLKQQGIKQGIISTGYLGEVIEEYFNQHKISGIDINCYQEKTQLGTAGGFIHAVKQSGLSPEAWLVMNGDSLIASNLEKLISYLDIEEVGCVILGMSVNDTSRYGSLIFDDSNNLLRFSEKENGQGFINGGIYLFRHKILEYFPSKYPLSFEYDIFPTLLQQNIKIKVCEVQSPFLDIGTPETLMQAEKFIKENFTNLIKPC; encoded by the coding sequence ATGATTGATATTAAAGCTGTAATTTTAGCAGGTGGGTATGGAACTAGAATTAAACATTTAATTTCTGATATTCCTAAGCCAATGTTTCGAGTTGCTGAAAAGCCATTCATAGAATGGATAATTTCTTATCTTAAACAACAAGGAATTAAGCAAGGAATCATATCAACCGGTTACTTAGGAGAGGTTATTGAGGAATATTTCAATCAACATAAAATAAGTGGGATAGATATTAATTGCTATCAAGAAAAAACACAATTAGGAACAGCAGGAGGATTTATCCATGCTGTTAAACAAAGTGGTTTATCTCCTGAAGCATGGTTAGTTATGAATGGTGATTCTCTAATAGCCAGTAATTTAGAAAAGTTAATTAGCTATTTAGACATTGAAGAAGTAGGATGTGTCATATTAGGAATGTCCGTAAACGATACTTCTCGTTATGGTTCTCTAATTTTTGATGATTCTAATAATTTGCTCCGTTTTTCTGAGAAGGAGAATGGTCAAGGATTCATTAATGGAGGAATATATCTATTCCGTCATAAAATTTTAGAATATTTTCCTTCAAAATATCCTCTTAGTTTTGAGTATGATATTTTCCCAACGTTGTTACAACAAAATATTAAGATTAAAGTTTGCGAAGTTCAATCTCCATTTTTAGATATTGGAACTCCAGAAACTTTAATGCAAGCTGAAAAATTTATTAAAGAAAACTTTACTAATTTAATTAAACCATGCTGA
- a CDS encoding GHMP family kinase ATP-binding protein — protein sequence MLIARAPVRISFFGGGTDYPEYFLRHGGAVLSTAIDKFSYVTASPFPSHLFDYLVRISYRKVELVKTIDHIEHKVFRECLKFCNLEKDIELHNVADLPAFTGLGSSSAFTVSLLQALHNFKGEFIKPLDLAYEAIYVERHLVQDHVGCQDQLMSAVGGFNLVEFRTEEDIIVNRVDISPQRLAEFESHIFIVFTGIKRRASHVVKKQLKRVEDNHETLKKMRKMVDQGWDILTNNEPFSKFGELLHEAWIAKRSLDQSISNSEIDYMYELGRENGAWGGKLLGAGAGGFLLFFAPPEIHPKLKQVFTNHEILSIKINSPGSQVIFS from the coding sequence ATGCTGATTGCACGTGCCCCTGTTAGAATAAGCTTTTTTGGAGGAGGAACAGATTATCCTGAATATTTTCTTCGTCATGGAGGAGCTGTTTTATCAACAGCAATTGATAAATTTTCATATGTAACTGCAAGTCCTTTCCCTAGTCATTTATTCGATTACTTAGTTCGCATATCTTATCGTAAAGTTGAATTAGTTAAAACGATTGATCATATTGAGCATAAAGTGTTTCGTGAATGCCTAAAGTTTTGTAACTTGGAAAAAGATATTGAGTTACACAACGTAGCAGATTTACCAGCTTTTACAGGACTTGGTTCATCCTCAGCTTTCACTGTATCGTTGCTACAAGCACTTCATAATTTTAAAGGTGAATTTATTAAGCCTTTAGATTTGGCTTATGAAGCAATTTATGTAGAACGTCATCTAGTTCAGGATCATGTAGGATGTCAAGATCAATTAATGTCTGCAGTGGGGGGATTTAATTTAGTAGAATTTAGAACAGAAGAAGATATTATTGTTAATAGAGTAGATATCTCTCCTCAAAGACTAGCTGAATTTGAGTCTCATATTTTTATTGTATTTACAGGTATTAAAAGACGTGCTTCTCACGTGGTAAAAAAGCAACTTAAACGAGTAGAAGATAATCACGAAACTCTTAAAAAGATGCGTAAAATGGTTGATCAAGGTTGGGATATCCTTACTAACAATGAACCGTTTTCAAAATTTGGTGAGTTATTACATGAAGCTTGGATAGCCAAAAGAAGTTTAGATCAAAGTATTTCAAATTCAGAAATAGATTATATGTATGAACTGGGGCGAGAAAATGGAGCTTGGGGCGGTAAGCTTTTAGGAGCAGGTGCAGGTGGATTTTTATTATTTTTTGCGCCACCTGAAATTCATCCAAAACTAAAACAAGTTTTTACAAATCATGAAATACTTTCTATTAAAATTAACTCACCAGGTTCCCAGGTTATTTTTTCATAA